The Coleofasciculus sp. FACHB-1120 DNA segment ACGCCGATGGTTCGGTGACGGTGACAGACGATGGGCGGGGAATTCCCACAGGTATTCATCCCACTACAAACAAATCAGCTTTGGAAACGGTAATGACGGTGCTGCACGCCGGAGGAAAGTTTGGCGGCGGCGGTTACAAGGTTTCTGGTGGTTTGCACGGGGTTGGGATCTCCGTAGTAAATGCCTTGTCTGAGTGGGTGGAGGTAACTGTTTGGCGCGAGAATCAGGAGCATAAGATGCGCTTTGAGCGGGGTATTCCCGTCACTCAACTGAAGGCAACGCCAATTCAAGAAGCCAGAACAGGCACCTCGATTAGTTTCAAGCCAGATTTGCAGATTTTTGTGACTACTGGCATTGAGTTTGATTACACCACCTTGGCAAGCCGTCTACGGGAACTTGCTTACTTAAATGCGGGTGTCAAAATCACCTTTACTGACAGCCGCCTGGAATTAGTTAAGGGTGGAGAGCCAAGAGTAGAAACCTACTGTTATGAGGGAGGTATTAAAGAGTATATCGCCTATATGAATAGCGATAAGCAGGCTCTCCACGAAGAAATTATCTATGTATCTGGCGAACGCAACAACGTGCAGGTAGAGGTGGCGTTGCAGTGGTGCGTCGATGCTTATACAGACACGCTGTTGGGGTTTGCAAATAATATTCGCACAGTTGACGGCGGTACTCACCTGGAAGGGTTGAAGGCGGTGTTGACGCGGACGCTGAATGCGATCGCTCGCAAGCGCAATAAAATCAAAGAAAATGAACCGAACCTCGGTGGAGAGAATGTCCGCGAAGGGTTAACGGGCGTTATCTCTGTCAAAGTTCCCGATCCGGAATTTGAAGGACAAACGAAAACAAAACTCGGTAACACCGAAGTTCGAGGAATCGTCGATTCCCTAGTCGGTGAAGTTTTGACTGAATATTTAGAGTTTCGCCCAAACGTTGGCGATGCGATTCTGGAAAAAGCGATTCAAGCTTTCAAAGCCGCAGAAGCAGCGCGTCACGCACGGGAATTAGTGCGCCGCAAATCGGTTTTGGAATCTTCCCCTTTACCGGGTAAATTAGCTGATTGCAGTACGCGAGATCCCTCGGAGTCTGAGATTTATATCGTGGAAGGCGACTCAGCCGGAGGAAGTGCCAAGCAAGGGCGCGACAGACGCAACCAAGCCATCCTCCCATTGCGCGGTAAAATTCTCAACATTGAGAAAACCGACGATGCCAAAATCTACAAAAACACCGAAATCCAGGCGCTAATCACAGCACTGGGATTGGGTGTCAAGGGTGAGGAGTTCGATGCTTCTCAGCTGCGCTATCACTGCATCGTGATTATGACTGACGCCGACGTAGACGGCGCACACATCCGGACGCTGTTGTTGACGTTCTTCTATCGATATCAACGGGCGTTGATTGAGCAGGGTTACATCTATATCGCTTGTCCTCCACTCTATAAGGTAGAACGCGGACGCAATCATTACTATTGCTATAGCGATCGCGAAATGGCAAACCTGATTCAGCATGAGTTTCCTGCCAATGCGAACTACACCATCCAACGATTCAAAGGCTTGGGTGAAATGATGCCGCAACAGTTGTGGGATACTACCATGAACCCGGAAACCCGCACCCTGAAACGGGTGGAAATTGAAGACGCGGCTGAAGCCGATCGTATCTTTACCGTCTTAATGGGCGATCGCGTTGCACCCCGCCGCGAATTTATCGAAACCTATGGCCCTCGCCTCAACCTCAACGATCTAGATATCTAGGTTCTCCGGTTGAAAGGATTGAATACTCCAAAATTTGGCAACTAATGTAAAAATGATTAGTACATAAGGTTGCCCGGTTACAAAAGTATGGTTAATTAATAACTTAACCATACTTTTGTCTTTTAAAGCCCCTGTACTAGATTCCCCATCAATACTGCACCAAAAGAACGTAATCGCTATTTTTTTCGGTAATATCGAAGCCTAGAAATGGATATATAGTAACCCTAAATGATTGGTAAGGGTGAGATACCCAGCTTCTCTAAGAAGCCAGGAATCTGAGAAACTGCCATCTCACAACTCAAATAATATTGCTATAGCTTGGTTATGTTATAACTTGAGGGAAACTATAATTTGCAATTTCAGGTCTTACTAATTTAATCTTTCACATTTCACGGAAGAATCATCAAAATTTGGAAAAAAATATCAAGCAAATACCCAAAAATAATGAATTACCGGCTCATCAACCTTTTCAAACTGGCGAACCTCCCTGTTAACAGCAAGTTGATT contains these protein-coding regions:
- the gyrB gene encoding DNA topoisomerase (ATP-hydrolyzing) subunit B; this translates as MTSSYSADQIQVLEGLEPVRKRPGMYIGSTGPRGLHHLVYEVVDNSIDEALAGYCTHVEIDINADGSVTVTDDGRGIPTGIHPTTNKSALETVMTVLHAGGKFGGGGYKVSGGLHGVGISVVNALSEWVEVTVWRENQEHKMRFERGIPVTQLKATPIQEARTGTSISFKPDLQIFVTTGIEFDYTTLASRLRELAYLNAGVKITFTDSRLELVKGGEPRVETYCYEGGIKEYIAYMNSDKQALHEEIIYVSGERNNVQVEVALQWCVDAYTDTLLGFANNIRTVDGGTHLEGLKAVLTRTLNAIARKRNKIKENEPNLGGENVREGLTGVISVKVPDPEFEGQTKTKLGNTEVRGIVDSLVGEVLTEYLEFRPNVGDAILEKAIQAFKAAEAARHARELVRRKSVLESSPLPGKLADCSTRDPSESEIYIVEGDSAGGSAKQGRDRRNQAILPLRGKILNIEKTDDAKIYKNTEIQALITALGLGVKGEEFDASQLRYHCIVIMTDADVDGAHIRTLLLTFFYRYQRALIEQGYIYIACPPLYKVERGRNHYYCYSDREMANLIQHEFPANANYTIQRFKGLGEMMPQQLWDTTMNPETRTLKRVEIEDAAEADRIFTVLMGDRVAPRREFIETYGPRLNLNDLDI